The following coding sequences lie in one Oryza brachyantha chromosome 10, ObraRS2, whole genome shotgun sequence genomic window:
- the LOC107305047 gene encoding zinc finger protein 219-like: MAFLLAVTPATEDPVLPAQLSSTAMELMQCASSEDDDGRYVFRARLGEEEEELEEREHAACKRRRVEDVVADRREALVAALPSPTPSSGSERTVSDDGAGAAGAPVAAAREAFPCHFCGREFGSRNAVHGHMRVHQGEDKEKASTGKCRRGGHCRAVAVAFPVSNEELEGGERALRPELAQVAAAVATAYPVPVRDEPSLNQVFDDHHVRAAAPNLAAGAHHDAPAPPQLARPWAQLLPEAPHGGPYRCKYEGCYKEFETHQGLGGHVAGHIIREKLVATAAAAQGGNGDDAGAKPEGKHRCKQCDREFLTGVALGGHMRKHFDRKLIVNRKKQKPPPPLPGQVAAPAPDPAVPAIVAAASPPAQSEQPKVEVAEHGAEPASEPTPTPAAAPAPVPVPAPTNRPRRVRIFGVEVETSADAEEPDV; this comes from the exons ATGGCATTCCTGTTGGCggtgacgccggcgacggaggacCCGGTGCTGCCAGCTCAACTGAGCAGCACCGCGATGGAGCTTATGCAGTGCGCCTCTAG CGAGGATGACGACGGTCGCTACGTGTTTCGGGCCCgcctcggcgaggaggaggaggagttggagGAGCGCGAGCACGCGGCGTGCAAGCGGCGGCGGGTCGAGGACGTGGTCGCGGATAGGCGGGAGGCGCTGGTGGCGGCGCTACCTTCGCCCACGCCGTCTTCCGGCTCGGAGAGGACGgtcagcgacgacggcgccggcgccgctggtgCTCCCGTGGCTGCTGCGCGGGAGGCGTTCCCGTGCCACTTCTGCGGCAGGGAGTTCGGCAGCAGGAACGCGGTGCACGGCCACATGAGGGTGCATCAGGGGGAGGACAAGGAGAAGGCCTCGACGGGAAagtgccgccgcggcggccactGCCGTGCTGTCGCCGTTGCCTTCCCCGTATCCAACGAAGAACTGGAAGGAGGCGAGCGCGCCCTGCGACCAGAGCTCGCGCAggtggcggccgccgtcgcaaCAGCGTATCCCGTGCCAGTTCGCGATGAGCCCTCTCTCAACCAGGTCTTCGACGACCACCACGTGCGAGCTGCTGCGCCGAacctggccgccggcgcccaccACGATGCCCCGGCTCCGCCGCAGTTGGCTCGCCCCTGGGCTCAGCTGCTTCCCGAAGCCCCACATGGTGGACCGTACAGGTGCAAGTACGAGGGTTGCTACAAGGAGTTCGAGACGCACCAGGGTCTGGGTGGCCATGTGGCTGGACACATCATCAGGGAGAAGCTggtggccaccgccgccgccgcccagggcggcaacggcgacgacgccggcgccaaGCCGGAGGGCAAGCACCGATGCAAGCAGTGCGATCGAGAGTTCCTTACGGGAGTAGCGCTCGGCGGCCACATGAGGAAGCACTTCGACCGCAAGCTGATCGTGAACAGGAAGAAgcagaagccgccgccgccgctgcctggACAAGTCGCAGCTCCGGCGCCTGACCCTGCAGTCCCGGCGATCGTCGCAGCGGCATCGCCACCGGCGCAGTCTGAGCAGCCAAAGGTGGAGGTGGCTGAACATGGAGCAGAGCCAGCGTCAGAGCCAACGCCCACGCCAGCtgcagctccggcgccggtgccAGTGCCCGCGCCAACTAATCGCCCTAGACGCGTGAGGATTTTTGGCGTTGAGGTGGAGACGTCGGCAGATGCAGAGGAACCAGACGTTTAG